A single Providencia manganoxydans DNA region contains:
- a CDS encoding class I SAM-dependent methyltransferase, with translation MSQNIYDNPQFFAGYATLPRSIHGLAGAPEWEKMQQLLPSLSAKNVLDLGCGYGWFCRWAGVQQAKSVTGLDLSSKMLARAIELTQDDNIVYQQADLETLSLAKQQFDLVYSSLTLHYIVNISSLISTVFQSLKPGGQFVFSAEHPIFTAAIHQGWCVDNEGYKSWPVNQYQIEGDRRMDWFAEGVIKQHRKLSSWINMLVKTGFEIIEIDEWGPTAAQIAENPLLEEEQERPMLFLLSVRKPL, from the coding sequence ATGTCACAAAATATTTATGATAATCCACAGTTCTTTGCCGGTTATGCAACGTTACCTCGCTCTATTCATGGCTTAGCAGGTGCGCCAGAGTGGGAAAAAATGCAACAATTACTCCCCTCTCTTTCAGCTAAAAACGTGCTTGACCTTGGTTGTGGCTATGGGTGGTTTTGCCGATGGGCGGGTGTGCAACAGGCAAAATCGGTTACTGGACTTGATTTATCCAGTAAAATGTTAGCAAGAGCGATCGAGCTTACTCAAGATGATAATATAGTTTATCAACAAGCCGATTTAGAAACACTTTCGTTAGCTAAACAACAATTTGATTTAGTATATAGCTCGCTGACACTACATTATATCGTAAATATTTCATCTTTAATTTCAACTGTTTTCCAGTCACTTAAACCTGGCGGCCAGTTTGTATTTTCTGCTGAACATCCTATTTTTACTGCGGCTATCCATCAAGGTTGGTGTGTTGACAATGAAGGATATAAATCATGGCCTGTAAATCAATATCAGATAGAAGGTGATAGAAGGATGGACTGGTTTGCGGAAGGGGTAATAAAACAGCATCGTAAGTTATCCAGTTGGATAAATATGTTGGTTAAAACTGGTTTTGAAATCATTGAAATAGATGAGTGGGGGCCTACAGCTGCGCAAATTGCAGAAAATCCGTTACTTGAAGAAGAGCAAGAACGGCCAATGTTGTTTCTATTAAGTGTACGTAAACCACTTTAA
- a CDS encoding DUF308 domain-containing protein: MLNLNQNQLKNLAESQLKGHRTIIYLVALLLLVGGVVCITNPIVSGIAFSSLIGVMLLISGVAVILNIVFNRLYANVSVFFSLIAGIAYLILGYAFITDPLQSLLFLAVFVAVLFIIGGVIRLFVGAKLFSSAAGMMNILIGILDFIIAYMLLSGNAQTSITLLTLFIGIELLFSSFNLFLLAGALKKNAK; this comes from the coding sequence ATGCTTAATCTCAATCAGAACCAACTCAAAAATCTTGCCGAATCACAGTTAAAGGGCCATAGAACCATTATTTATCTAGTTGCCTTGCTATTGTTAGTCGGGGGCGTAGTTTGTATTACTAATCCCATCGTATCAGGTATCGCTTTTAGCTCGTTAATTGGTGTCATGTTATTAATCAGTGGCGTTGCCGTAATTTTGAATATTGTTTTCAACCGCCTGTATGCCAATGTTTCAGTATTTTTTAGCTTAATCGCAGGTATTGCCTATCTTATCTTAGGTTATGCGTTTATTACTGATCCACTACAGAGTTTGCTATTTCTTGCGGTATTTGTAGCTGTGTTATTTATTATCGGTGGGGTAATCCGTCTCTTTGTTGGTGCTAAGTTATTTAGCTCAGCGGCGGGGATGATGAATATATTGATCGGTATCTTAGACTTTATCATTGCCTACATGCTACTTAGCGGTAACGCTCAAACATCAATTACCCTATTAACATTATTTATCGGGATCGAGTTACTATTTAGCTCTTTTAACCTATTCTTGCTAGCGGGTGCACTCAAGAAAAACGCCAAATAA
- a CDS encoding mechanosensitive ion channel family protein, protein MQQQLLDWVRQFNQDYADIASLLMVLGLIIVVALILHFILHKIILPRIEKQGQKKGQGWQRQLTQFSLFNRIAFVIQGVVVNIQAVLWLHAGSTPQQILTVASQAWCMLFGLLTFYSVLDILHSVLQRAAKTAHLPLRGIFQSVKLIATVLVAIMIIALLIGKSPLILLSGLGAMTAVMMLVFKDPIMGLVAGVQLSANNMVNIGDWLEMPKYGADGAVVDIGLTTVKVQNWDNTVTTIPTYALISDSFKNWKGMTESGGRRIKRSVRLDTTSIHFLGQEEIASLEKANLLEPYMDNKISEISVFNSAIPEDKATPLNQRRLTNIGTFRAYVEAYMKSHPNIHKGMTIMVRQLESDSNGLPIEIYAFTNTTAWVEYERIQSDIFDHIFSILPQFDLRVHQSPTGTDMRAIGQQVSLSDTHQ, encoded by the coding sequence ATGCAGCAGCAACTGCTAGACTGGGTACGCCAGTTCAATCAAGATTATGCCGATATTGCTTCACTTCTCATGGTGCTAGGTTTGATCATCGTCGTCGCGCTGATCTTGCATTTCATCTTACATAAAATCATTTTACCTCGCATAGAAAAGCAAGGTCAGAAAAAAGGCCAAGGTTGGCAACGCCAATTAACTCAATTTAGCTTATTTAACCGAATCGCCTTTGTTATTCAAGGTGTTGTGGTTAATATCCAAGCGGTATTGTGGTTGCATGCAGGCTCTACTCCTCAACAGATTTTAACTGTTGCTTCGCAAGCTTGGTGTATGCTTTTCGGTTTGCTAACTTTTTACTCTGTTCTCGATATATTGCATAGCGTATTACAACGTGCAGCGAAAACAGCTCACTTGCCATTACGTGGTATTTTTCAAAGTGTCAAACTGATTGCAACAGTACTGGTTGCGATTATGATCATTGCATTGCTGATTGGTAAATCCCCTCTGATTTTACTCAGCGGTTTAGGTGCAATGACCGCCGTCATGATGTTGGTGTTTAAGGACCCAATCATGGGGCTGGTTGCGGGGGTTCAACTGTCCGCCAACAATATGGTTAATATTGGTGATTGGCTAGAAATGCCGAAATATGGTGCAGATGGCGCGGTTGTTGATATCGGTTTAACTACCGTTAAAGTGCAGAACTGGGATAATACGGTTACAACCATACCTACCTACGCGTTAATTTCTGATTCGTTTAAAAACTGGAAAGGAATGACGGAATCAGGTGGTCGCCGTATTAAACGCAGTGTTCGTCTAGATACCACCAGTATCCATTTCCTTGGGCAAGAAGAGATCGCTTCTTTAGAAAAAGCCAATCTGCTTGAACCTTATATGGATAATAAAATCTCTGAGATCAGCGTATTCAACTCTGCTATCCCTGAAGATAAAGCGACGCCACTTAATCAACGCAGACTCACCAATATAGGGACATTCCGTGCCTATGTTGAAGCCTATATGAAGTCACATCCAAATATACATAAAGGAATGACGATTATGGTTAGGCAACTTGAGTCAGATTCCAATGGTTTACCGATTGAAATTTACGCCTTCACTAACACAACGGCATGGGTAGAATACGAACGGATCCAATCAGATATTTTTGACCATATCTTTTCGATATTGCCACAGTTTGATTTACGTGTTCATCAGTCACCAACAGGTACTGATATGCGGGCTATCGGTCAACAAGTTTCACTATCCGATACTCACCAGTAA
- a CDS encoding anti-virulence regulator CigR family protein, whose amino-acid sequence MKQTAISKYLLSALLMMSSGLLPYTAQADPKGHHGEGNGRQKNYYENSHNHKHNERGKKHHEKRYYPNEVIVVQQPVSPGFNINLNFGSVRPIAVDYGMTGYSRLPPGIAKQVIVGRPFPPGIAKRRLPRHFESRLPVYDGYEWRMSGRDLVLMAIGTAVVVKVIEDVFE is encoded by the coding sequence ATGAAACAAACAGCAATTAGCAAGTATTTACTTTCTGCTCTACTAATGATGAGTAGCGGGCTATTACCTTATACTGCACAAGCTGATCCAAAAGGTCATCATGGTGAAGGAAATGGGCGTCAGAAAAATTATTATGAGAACTCACACAACCATAAACACAATGAGCGCGGCAAAAAGCATCATGAAAAGAGATATTACCCAAATGAAGTTATCGTTGTTCAGCAACCAGTATCACCGGGATTTAATATTAATTTAAATTTTGGTTCAGTAAGACCAATAGCAGTTGATTATGGTATGACAGGCTATTCACGTTTACCTCCGGGGATTGCAAAACAGGTTATTGTGGGAAGACCTTTTCCACCCGGTATTGCTAAGCGACGTTTACCAAGGCATTTTGAATCACGTCTACCTGTTTATGATGGTTATGAATGGCGTATGAGTGGCCGTGATTTGGTGCTAATGGCGATAGGGACCGCAGTGGTTGTGAAAGTGATTGAGGACGTTTTTGAATAA
- a CDS encoding GNAT family N-acetyltransferase, producing MLIVKRLSSKDTLEIANINHLYDSAFPAYEKRSFQGRQLILNHQDYYLYYFTENEVFIGFVECWKINDFYYVEHFAISSNLRGNGYGQKILQLLSKQVNNIILEIDPVIDEISRKRLRFYQHCGFKQNEYQHFHPSYHTEFAPHQLEVLSFPTTIDWQVYQQFNQKLADVVMDPALL from the coding sequence ATGTTGATAGTAAAAAGACTGAGTAGTAAAGATACGTTAGAAATAGCCAATATCAATCACCTCTATGATTCAGCATTTCCAGCTTATGAAAAAAGAAGTTTTCAAGGGCGGCAATTGATCCTTAATCATCAAGATTATTATTTATACTATTTTACTGAGAACGAGGTATTTATAGGTTTTGTTGAGTGCTGGAAAATTAATGATTTTTATTATGTTGAGCACTTTGCCATATCTTCTAATCTACGAGGTAATGGATATGGGCAAAAAATATTGCAACTCCTGAGTAAGCAAGTGAACAATATTATTTTAGAAATCGACCCTGTTATAGATGAAATAAGCCGAAAAAGATTACGTTTTTATCAGCACTGTGGTTTTAAGCAAAATGAGTATCAGCATTTTCATCCAAGTTACCATACCGAGTTTGCACCACATCAATTAGAGGTTTTGAGCTTTCCAACCACTATTGATTGGCAAGTTTACCAACAATTTAATCAAAAACTTGCCGATGTGGTGATGGATCCTGCATTGCTATAG
- a CDS encoding GNAT family N-acetyltransferase, whose translation MNHFRLATPQDIDGLIEIDSIKTHERALKIAQWVADKNCYLIEQETQIYAYAVLHYHFFDFGFIEMLMVSKQFRRLGLGVELINQLKLICTTSKLFTSTNQSNTAMQALLNHTQFLASGVIENLDDDDPELIYVCKLID comes from the coding sequence TTGAATCACTTCCGCCTTGCAACTCCACAAGATATTGATGGCTTAATTGAGATTGACAGTATAAAAACCCACGAACGTGCACTAAAAATTGCTCAGTGGGTAGCAGATAAAAATTGTTATTTAATTGAACAAGAAACACAAATTTATGCTTATGCTGTTTTGCATTATCACTTTTTTGATTTTGGATTTATTGAGATGTTGATGGTGAGCAAGCAATTTCGGCGTCTTGGTTTAGGCGTTGAGCTGATTAATCAGCTCAAACTCATTTGCACAACTAGCAAACTATTTACCTCCACTAATCAATCTAATACAGCTATGCAAGCCTTGTTAAATCATACACAATTTTTAGCTAGTGGAGTCATTGAAAACCTTGATGACGATGATCCTGAATTAATTTATGTCTGCAAATTAATAGATTAA
- a CDS encoding DinI-like family protein has product MLRIEILFDKNAPQKPSDVMLQALEAEVARKLSPQYPDMVTRVGFSSGQRINISGTKLAQDKVRIEEILEEIWMDDGWIPEQNPEE; this is encoded by the coding sequence ATGTTACGCATTGAAATTTTATTTGATAAAAATGCACCACAAAAACCAAGTGATGTGATGCTGCAAGCTCTAGAGGCTGAAGTCGCACGGAAGCTTAGTCCGCAATATCCCGATATGGTCACTCGCGTTGGTTTTAGTTCAGGTCAACGCATTAATATTTCAGGAACTAAATTAGCGCAAGATAAAGTTCGCATTGAAGAAATATTAGAAGAAATTTGGATGGATGATGGCTGGATCCCTGAACAAAATCCAGAGGAATAG
- a CDS encoding DMSO/selenate family reductase complex A subunit, whose translation MHKTTKNTHLGELSRREFIQASATVATAAAVAGSISLPFAAQAKTPEIMPDEISEKISYSACLVNCGSRCPLKVHVKDGVISRISNETMYDDSTLGEHQIRPCLRGRSVRWKTYNPDRLKYPMVRVGKRGEGKFKKISWDEATTIIAEKLKYTIDKYGSDAIYYQYGTGSTGANLHGRAACKRLLSLTGGFLGDYGTYSYAQLMEITPYVYGSVEESLLSEIQNSDLVVMFGHNLAETRMSGGGQFYETLNALDKSKAKVIIIDPRRTDSVTTLGAEWIPIYPGTDAALVAALGYVMIQEGLTDEAFLKDYCVGWDESTLPDSAPRNASYKDYILGNGPDGIAKTPEWASQLTGISVSRIIQLAREIGNSNHAWISQGWGLQRTENGEQACRSIMMLPIMSGNIGRPGTNTGLWGNSVAYPVAGFGLPNPVKATLPSFMWTEAIVRGKELTAENGGIKGADKLNNDIKFMWCYSSNVIGNQHADLNKTHEILSDESKCEFILVWDNHNTPSAQYADLLLPDVTPVETNDLINNSYASGAYHYLVRLQNAIEPLWENRPNYDVLAEIAEKMGVKDQFTEGRSYEEWIEFCYNKTREKMPHLPEFSETDGGGIIDRQFADTSKYIALKDFRDDPVANPLKTPSGKIEIYSEQLAERVKNWELPEGQRIPAIPEYCVNKEGVEQQRSQQKFPLLMTGFHDKGHVHSSYFNVEMLREAIPHQFWLNPVDAQERGLNNGDIAEIFNDRGRIQIQVKVTERVLPGVIAVPQGAWRTLDTAGLDTGGCINTLTSQVPSPLAKGTPQHTNLVEVKRA comes from the coding sequence ATGCATAAAACTACTAAAAATACTCATTTAGGAGAGTTGAGCAGGCGCGAATTTATTCAAGCCTCCGCAACAGTTGCAACCGCAGCAGCGGTCGCGGGCTCAATCAGTCTCCCTTTTGCTGCTCAAGCAAAAACACCAGAAATCATGCCTGATGAAATCAGTGAGAAAATCAGTTATAGCGCCTGTTTAGTGAACTGTGGTAGTCGCTGCCCACTAAAAGTTCATGTAAAAGATGGCGTTATCAGCCGAATTTCCAACGAAACCATGTATGACGATTCTACTTTAGGCGAACATCAAATTCGTCCATGTTTGCGTGGTCGTTCAGTACGCTGGAAAACATACAATCCTGACAGATTAAAATATCCGATGGTACGTGTGGGTAAACGTGGCGAAGGTAAATTCAAAAAGATCAGTTGGGATGAAGCCACCACTATCATCGCCGAAAAACTCAAATATACGATAGATAAATACGGTAGCGATGCTATTTATTATCAATATGGTACAGGCTCAACAGGAGCTAACCTACACGGACGCGCCGCTTGTAAACGTCTGCTTAGCCTAACCGGTGGTTTTCTCGGTGACTACGGCACCTATTCCTATGCACAATTAATGGAAATCACCCCTTATGTGTACGGTAGTGTTGAAGAATCATTATTATCTGAAATTCAAAACTCTGATCTCGTGGTGATGTTTGGTCATAACCTTGCAGAAACGCGTATGTCAGGTGGTGGTCAATTTTATGAGACTTTAAATGCGCTCGATAAGAGTAAAGCAAAAGTGATCATTATTGACCCTCGTCGTACAGACAGTGTCACGACACTTGGTGCAGAGTGGATCCCTATTTATCCGGGAACTGACGCCGCATTAGTGGCTGCATTAGGTTATGTGATGATCCAAGAAGGCTTAACTGATGAAGCTTTCTTGAAAGATTACTGTGTTGGTTGGGATGAAAGCACGCTACCTGATTCCGCACCACGCAATGCCTCTTATAAAGATTATATTTTAGGTAATGGACCTGATGGCATAGCGAAAACGCCTGAATGGGCAAGTCAACTCACCGGTATTTCTGTATCACGCATTATTCAACTCGCTCGCGAAATTGGTAACTCCAATCATGCATGGATTTCACAAGGTTGGGGGCTACAGCGTACAGAAAATGGTGAGCAAGCGTGTCGTTCTATCATGATGCTCCCTATCATGTCCGGTAATATTGGTCGTCCTGGTACCAACACGGGTCTTTGGGGCAACAGTGTCGCTTACCCTGTTGCAGGTTTCGGCTTACCAAACCCCGTTAAGGCAACCTTACCTTCATTTATGTGGACAGAAGCGATTGTTCGCGGTAAAGAACTGACCGCTGAAAATGGGGGTATTAAAGGTGCCGATAAACTGAATAACGATATTAAGTTTATGTGGTGCTATTCCAGTAACGTCATTGGTAACCAGCACGCTGACTTGAATAAAACCCATGAAATCCTTTCTGATGAATCAAAATGTGAGTTTATTTTAGTCTGGGATAATCATAATACTCCATCAGCACAATACGCTGACCTATTATTACCAGACGTAACCCCGGTTGAAACTAACGACCTTATCAATAACTCTTATGCGAGTGGTGCTTATCACTATCTCGTGCGCTTACAAAATGCAATAGAGCCTCTGTGGGAAAACCGCCCTAACTATGATGTCTTAGCTGAAATCGCTGAAAAAATGGGAGTTAAAGATCAATTCACCGAAGGTCGTAGCTATGAAGAGTGGATTGAGTTTTGCTACAACAAAACGCGTGAAAAAATGCCGCATTTACCTGAGTTTAGCGAAACAGATGGCGGAGGCATTATTGATCGTCAATTTGCTGACACCTCAAAATATATTGCACTAAAAGATTTTCGTGATGACCCTGTGGCAAACCCACTCAAAACGCCATCAGGCAAAATCGAAATCTATTCAGAACAATTAGCTGAACGCGTAAAAAACTGGGAGCTACCAGAAGGACAGCGTATCCCTGCTATTCCTGAATACTGTGTCAACAAAGAAGGTGTTGAACAGCAACGTAGTCAGCAAAAATTCCCTCTGTTAATGACAGGTTTCCACGATAAAGGTCACGTTCACTCAAGTTATTTTAACGTTGAGATGCTACGAGAGGCGATCCCGCATCAGTTTTGGCTCAACCCAGTTGATGCCCAAGAGCGTGGTTTAAATAACGGTGATATTGCAGAAATTTTCAATGACCGTGGTCGTATTCAGATCCAAGTTAAAGTTACTGAGCGCGTATTACCGGGGGTGATCGCTGTGCCACAAGGCGCATGGCGTACATTAGACACAGCAGGATTAGATACAGGTGGCTGTATCAACACCCTCACCTCACAAGTTCCTTCCCCATTGGCAAAAGGAACACCACAACATACAAACCTTGTTGAAGTGAAACGCGCTTAA
- a CDS encoding response regulator: MNILLVEDDLQLGKALCRGLELAGFNPLWVRLLSDAKHQLNTRNFDLMLLDLGLPDGDGNEALIAWRNSGQSIPIIILTARNQMDNLVTSLDSGADDFLTKPFAMPELISRVKAVSRRMAGFSSEIWQLDNLQLNPLNHQVSLNEQLLLLSGKEYQLLYELVKNADNVVRKADLEQRLFGLDDKVESNSLEVHIHNLRRKIGKDRIITIRGIGYLLKKEAQPSES, from the coding sequence ATGAATATCTTATTAGTTGAAGATGATCTTCAACTAGGCAAAGCGCTATGCCGTGGTTTAGAGTTGGCTGGCTTTAACCCGCTATGGGTTCGATTACTTTCTGACGCAAAACATCAATTAAATACACGTAATTTCGACTTGATGTTATTAGATTTAGGCTTACCTGACGGTGATGGCAATGAAGCATTAATCGCCTGGAGAAATTCGGGCCAGTCAATTCCAATTATTATCCTAACCGCTCGTAATCAAATGGATAATTTGGTAACTAGCCTAGATTCCGGTGCGGATGATTTTTTAACTAAACCATTTGCAATGCCTGAGTTGATTTCTCGAGTCAAAGCAGTCAGCCGCCGTATGGCTGGGTTTTCCTCTGAAATTTGGCAACTGGATAACCTCCAACTAAACCCATTAAACCATCAAGTATCACTGAATGAACAATTACTATTACTTTCAGGTAAAGAATATCAATTATTATATGAATTGGTAAAAAATGCCGATAATGTGGTGCGTAAGGCCGATCTCGAACAACGCTTATTTGGGCTAGATGATAAAGTTGAAAGCAATTCTCTCGAAGTCCATATTCATAATTTACGCCGTAAAATAGGTAAAGACCGCATTATCACGATCCGCGGTATTGGTTATTTACTCAAAAAAGAAGCGCAACCAAGTGAAAGTTAA
- a CDS encoding ATP-binding protein: protein MKVKSFFIYTFFLQISSVVLLWALFVGWLQFFYLPDIDDDFNRQQKIVTQGFADTLGAVSNNPEYFDQIATSLQKMYTDAMENGLEVSYKPFVVVRNSKSDVLYRNSDEINISAETTFEHLKKQYPEWHFTVAWNNTHTIQVILGESYFDRKSIIGSPAEGTAIPLLFILGLMLIAIIVTAYFSLRPLRQAATIISSRQPGNLTPIAVKEQYKEIRPIITAINNLMSRVDSANQREKRFMADAAHELRTPIAAVIAQLHLLMQIQNIKEKEEIIKDMQATLNHAASLSHQLIDLARLEAEDFPLNKELIDLPALISHITSLHVPHAINQNIDIELQSPNSVLITTDKLALSTIFTNLLENAIKYSDKKGKIKITIKDLTPFGATITVQDNGRGIPDESRQLIFSRFYRVPGTTEIGSGLGLSIVQNLATKINAVIRVTDGLEKKGVGFIIDLP, encoded by the coding sequence GTGAAAGTTAAATCCTTTTTTATCTATACTTTTTTCTTACAGATAAGCTCTGTCGTTTTATTGTGGGCGCTATTTGTTGGCTGGCTACAATTTTTCTATCTACCGGATATTGACGATGACTTTAATCGCCAACAAAAAATAGTGACTCAGGGTTTTGCGGATACGCTAGGTGCGGTATCTAACAATCCTGAATATTTTGACCAAATCGCTACCTCATTACAAAAAATGTATACCGATGCGATGGAGAATGGATTAGAGGTATCTTATAAACCTTTCGTTGTCGTTCGCAATAGCAAAAGTGATGTCCTTTATCGTAATAGTGATGAGATTAATATTTCAGCTGAAACGACATTCGAACATTTAAAAAAACAATACCCTGAATGGCATTTCACTGTTGCATGGAATAATACACACACTATCCAAGTGATCTTAGGTGAATCCTATTTTGATCGCAAATCGATAATCGGCAGTCCGGCTGAAGGGACAGCCATTCCCTTATTATTTATTTTAGGTCTTATGCTGATTGCCATCATTGTTACAGCTTATTTTAGCTTACGGCCATTAAGGCAAGCGGCAACCATTATTTCCAGCCGTCAGCCCGGTAACCTAACGCCAATAGCAGTAAAAGAACAATACAAAGAAATTCGCCCTATTATTACAGCAATTAATAATTTAATGTCTCGTGTTGATTCTGCGAATCAACGTGAAAAACGCTTTATGGCTGATGCTGCCCATGAGTTAAGAACTCCGATTGCCGCGGTTATTGCTCAACTCCATTTGCTCATGCAAATACAAAATATAAAAGAAAAAGAAGAAATTATTAAAGATATGCAGGCGACATTAAATCACGCAGCATCATTGTCCCACCAGCTGATTGATTTAGCACGCTTAGAAGCTGAAGATTTTCCCTTAAACAAAGAGCTCATCGACTTACCCGCATTAATTTCCCATATCACCTCATTACATGTACCACATGCAATTAACCAGAACATTGATATTGAGTTACAAAGTCCCAATAGTGTTCTAATTACCACCGATAAACTAGCCTTAAGCACCATTTTTACTAATTTGCTAGAAAATGCGATTAAATATAGTGATAAAAAAGGTAAAATCAAAATAACCATTAAGGACTTAACCCCTTTTGGAGCCACGATCACAGTACAGGACAATGGACGAGGAATACCCGATGAAAGTCGCCAACTTATTTTCTCTCGTTTTTATCGAGTACCTGGAACAACCGAAATTGGTAGTGGACTTGGACTTTCAATCGTACAAAATTTAGCAACCAAAATTAATGCGGTGATCCGTGTAACCGACGGCTTAGAGAAAAAAGGTGTGGGTTTCATTATTGATTTACCTTAA
- a CDS encoding MipA/OmpV family protein: MKRLKTVATIVVGLLPLSSSMAGESVLVLGGGASFMPAYEGSSKYLFSPLIDLNYGYISDDYGVFSIGLEGVEWAIGITESLTFSSRIGYDAGRDEKIGILGSKNEDLKGMGDLDGSMTVGAEINYSIKDYQLYASVDMATSDRKYGGRDIGRTVNVELGGIGYYQINDKWDVEYTLATVWGNKAYNQAYFGVSKQQANRSRFNEYDAGSGFKDIHSGAILNYNVNENMILYTGIGAYYLVGDAAKSSLTEQRLGWVGLGGIRYTF, from the coding sequence ATGAAAAGATTGAAAACGGTAGCAACGATTGTTGTAGGGCTATTGCCGCTTAGTAGCTCTATGGCAGGAGAAAGTGTTTTGGTATTAGGTGGCGGAGCTTCTTTTATGCCAGCCTATGAAGGATCAAGTAAATATTTGTTTTCACCGCTGATTGATTTGAATTATGGGTACATTTCTGATGATTATGGTGTATTCAGCATAGGTTTAGAGGGGGTTGAGTGGGCAATAGGAATAACAGAAAGTCTGACTTTTTCTAGCCGAATCGGTTATGACGCAGGTCGTGATGAAAAAATTGGTATTTTGGGAAGTAAAAATGAAGATCTCAAAGGAATGGGGGATCTTGATGGTTCAATGACCGTCGGTGCGGAAATTAATTACAGCATAAAGGATTACCAATTATACGCATCTGTTGATATGGCAACCTCAGATCGTAAATATGGTGGTCGTGATATTGGTCGAACGGTGAATGTAGAGTTAGGTGGGATAGGCTACTATCAAATAAATGATAAGTGGGATGTTGAATATACGCTGGCTACCGTGTGGGGAAATAAAGCATATAATCAAGCCTATTTTGGTGTTTCTAAACAACAAGCTAATCGCTCACGTTTTAATGAGTACGATGCAGGTAGTGGATTTAAAGATATTCATAGCGGCGCGATTTTAAATTATAACGTCAATGAAAATATGATCCTTTATACCGGCATTGGCGCTTATTACCTTGTTGGCGATGCAGCAAAAAGTTCGCTCACTGAACAACGTTTAGGCTGGGTAGGTCTAGGCGGTATTAGGTATACATTTTAG
- a CDS encoding cysteine hydrolase family protein — MSQALIIIDLIEEIVGKNGLSNTSYQQTQERNVIEKSNQAAAYARENDIPIIWVKVGFADDYHDIPAGSPMFNRAKALGALKLSSVGCQWVNELDVQLRDLIMIKKGVSAFTGNKLDHWLKENNINHILFGGVSTLMAIQSSARLAHDLGYQVTVIDELCAAATLELHQQSLQALQGMATISSLSEFLQGKIK, encoded by the coding sequence ATGTCACAAGCTCTGATTATTATTGACTTGATTGAAGAAATAGTCGGTAAAAATGGTTTATCAAATACCAGCTATCAACAAACTCAAGAACGTAATGTGATTGAAAAATCTAATCAAGCAGCTGCTTATGCCCGCGAGAACGATATTCCTATTATTTGGGTCAAAGTTGGCTTCGCGGATGATTATCATGATATCCCTGCTGGCTCGCCAATGTTTAATCGCGCAAAAGCATTGGGGGCATTAAAACTCAGTAGTGTAGGTTGTCAATGGGTCAACGAATTAGATGTCCAGTTACGTGATCTGATTATGATAAAAAAAGGTGTTAGTGCCTTTACAGGCAATAAATTAGATCATTGGTTAAAGGAAAATAATATTAACCACATCTTGTTTGGAGGAGTGAGTACATTAATGGCAATTCAGAGTAGCGCCCGCTTGGCTCATGACCTCGGTTATCAAGTAACTGTCATTGATGAACTTTGTGCCGCAGCAACCCTTGAATTACATCAACAAAGCTTACAAGCACTCCAAGGAATGGCCACAATATCTTCACTATCAGAATTTTTGCAAGGGAAGATTAAATAG